Sequence from the Fusarium oxysporum Fo47 chromosome VI, complete sequence genome:
CCCTTGTTGATGGATTGTTGCGACACATGTCAAGAATTTCTGGGCTATTTTTTGGTGCATATTCACGGCGGTTATTGTCCATCGTCTCCATCTTGATATGGTTTTTGTTGTCACATTGCCATTATGGAGAACTCTATCCGAGGGGGTTTGTCCACAGTGGATATGCCCTCGCTGGATGCATCGGCTCCGCCGTAGGCCTGTCGTCTCGAAATTCTCCTTCACTCTATGTACGGAAGATATCGTGAGACTCAAGTGGAGGACGCACCATATGAGAACGTCTCATGATTCATCGATGAGAAATTTTTAAGCCCTCTTCGCTTTTGTAGACCGCTACTATTGATATGTGATGGTGGTGAGAACCTGAGGTGTCAAGAACTTTGATGATCTCGATGTCATGTTTAGGGTAGCATCGAGACTCACAACACAAGGTAACTTGTACGAAATTGACCATGATACACCACCTGATACAAGCCAAGCTTTACTGGTACCAAGATATTGATATGAAAGCCTGTGCATCTTTATGACCAATGGTAATAATTGTGAAAGTCAAGTGCCGCTATCACCTCCCTGTTAAGCTTGACCTATCCTGGCGGCCAAGCGGAGCCATTCCAAAGCCCATATAAAGACAACATCCCCCGGCTTGTGTCACACATGCATGCCTGAGTTGGGTATTGTAAGCTCGTACAAATTATCCCGGACAATACGGTTCAAACCGAATTACTTAACCAGAAGATATTGGTTGTTCAATTGATTATACAGATCTCGAAATCAGTTGCTTTCTATCCAAATCTCAAGAGTTGATGCGTATCCAGTTTTgagccttctcaacaccacgaaACAACGACACTGCGACCATACAATGCGACCACTCAATCACTCAATCACCAGCCGAGAAATAACAGTAACAGCGCCGATGACTCGATCACCACCGCCCTCCGCACCCGAATTCTATCCAATTACCGCGCAGCGCCCTGCACGCTCCCGTCTGTGAAACTGCAGCATCCCGTCACTGCCTATAACCGCCCCTTTTTTTCAACAGTATATAGCCCGTCACAACAGTACCTATCCCAACAAGCAATACCAAAGACTTCGTGGTCGAACGGTTAAAGCAAACGAAAGCCCGTATAGAGTAATAGTCAACTCGTTGGACTCCTATAACAGTATAGGCGATAGCCAAGGATCCTGGTGCAAATCCGGGTGCGGGTGGTATTTTTTGCATTTTTGGGGGTTCTACTTCTTGCTGCACAAGTCTGGCTGATTTAATCTGCACGCAAAGCGGTTCGAACACCCTTTTGCTCATCCTGTCTCGGGAGACTCGAATCACGAGGCAGTGTGCTGTGCATTCAGTCTTAAAGTCtgctcaacaccacaaccACCGTAGAAGTCTCGAGGAGAAAGTAAAGTCGAAACAAGGCGTAAAATATCAAACGTACGATATATGCTACAATTATCTATGAATGCTGCTATCTACCTCAGTCAAGTCCAGCTTGACCAATATCCACGTAATATACACATCAGCATGAATTATCCACTGTCTACACACAGCCCTTACCGGACCTTGCCCTCAACCTTCTTACCCTGAGTGTTCATACCCTTTGGCGTCTTTAACCCTCCAAACACCGCCGCAGCGACAACGGCGATACCTGTTGCGCCCATACCATATGCTACCTCACGGCCAGCCCACCAGTACACACTTGTGAACAGGATAGGGCCGAGGCCTCGACCAAGCTGGCCCCAACTTCGTAGCATGCCGAGCTTGTTGCCGCGCTCATCCTCGTGAGCTTCGAAGCTGGAAAGTGCATTCAGACCCGTAACGACGGTAGCGGATGTAACGGCCAGGCATGTAGCAGCGATATACAGACCACCGATTGTGTTGACCTGTCCCAGAAGAACGAAGGACGCAAGGCAAGCTAGTGTGCCGATTCGAACAGACATCAGAGGTGGGAGTCGTCGTGTGACACCGCCCTGGAGAATAGATGCTACAAGACCAACATAGCCAAGTAATCTTCCATTCTTGCCGGAAGTGAACGAGAAGAGCTCGTACGTCataaaagacaaagaacTCTCCATGCCAGAAAAGAAAAGCAGAAAGACGAAGTGAATGGCATTCAAGAGAAAGTGGGAGTTGGTCCTCTCAATAGCCTTGGGTatagccttcttcttccgacCGTCCTTCGCCTGAGCACCGCGTAGCGATGGCAACGTCTCAGGCAAGCTGAAGTATAGATACACTGTCTCCACAACAATCAGCGCAAGACTGAAACCCGCAGCCGCTGCAAACGGGTTCGCCGTAAATGTCGAGAATGTGCTGAGCCACGCGCCAAGTCCAGGACCGAAGGTGAAAGCGATTGAGAAGCACGCGCCGATCAGAGCCATAGTTGCACCGCGAGACGACTCATCCGAGATATCACTCGCCATTGCTGTAGCGAGCTGGACATTGCCTTCTGATAACCCACCAACAACACGACTAGCGATGAATGTTCGGAAATCGACGGCGGCAACCCAGAGCAGGACGGATAGAATGTTGCCACACATGGAAGCCAAGAGCGCTTTGCGACGGCCATATCGATCGGAGAGGGCGCCGATTAGAGGTGATGCAATGGCTTGCAGAAGTCTATAGAGTAAGATTGTCAGCTTGCGCCTTAACGTTTACTGGCTTGCTTGACGGTTACGCACGAGAACAGAGAGCCTAGAGCTCCGCCCAGCAGCACAATGTCATGTCGCGACTCGATCGGGCGGGAGAAAGAAGCCTTGTATCGGTGGAGGCCTAAGAGGACGGTCTGGAGGAGAGTTTGAGGTCCGTCGTGGCCGATTGGCTCTTGGACTTCGCGGTCGCGGTAAAATTCAAGAAGCTTGGGGAACAAGGGAAGGATGAATGTGAAGGAAATCTAGGAACTTGAATTAGCGAGGAAACCATACTGAATTGTTCTTGTTACATACCAGATCGAGGAGTAGCGAGACAGCAATGACCCGGAGGACTCGCTTCCTCGCTGCGGGATCGAAAGTAGACATTGGCGGGTGCTAAATGAGGACAGATAGATTTGAACTAGTAAACAGAGACAGACAGAGGGAGGTATGGAACGGATGTACAAGGAAACGAAATAGCAATTATGTataaaaagagaagaaaagggaaaagaacTAATAAAAGACCGAAGAGAGAAGCTCAGGAGACAGTGGACACTTGCTGGTCTGACGGCATCTGATCTCGGAATAGCAACGTGGTGGTTTGGTGGCTGCTTGCTTTGACCAGGCCCAATAGAACTAGCTGCGTCACTACAGAGTACCATTAGAAGagtggatgtggatggtCTCAGGTCTGTGGCGTGCGGATATCCCCTGTAATTTAGGGGGCCTTTGCTGCAACCTCTTGACGGAGCAACTCCACATTGGATTTCTCGATGGTTGCGAATCCTTGAGCCATCGACGGAACTGCCGTGAATGTTTCAATACGAGATGATAGATCGACACTAGAAGCGAATTACAGGGTCacattgagaagaagctagaAAATATGCTTTTTGAATTGGATATTTGTAATTTTTCGTTGTTTTTATTTGTTTCTCCGATTCTCCTATCCAACCAGTTCGACTCCTGGCCTTCAACACAGAAAAAAAGATACAGTTCTGTATCTCATGATCCTTTGGGATTCGGTATTCTTAAAAGTCCATATATCGTATTTATCATGACAAAGAAGATCAACCTCTTATACGTGCGCCTCATTTGGCTTGGAGATTTGGTGTTGATTGTAAAAGTCTTGCTGTTCTTCCATGTTCAACACAGATACTGCGAAGCTTTCAGATCgacatcctcttctccagaaCACGGTAACAAACAAAGCCAGAAGGCTATTGGAAAGCAATGCAAGACGTAAACTCATGACATAGAAAAAGGCACGTATGTGCCGCATCTTAAGAACATAAAACATGAAACTCATAGCTTCTCATGACATAACATGATCGTAATTCCATCATACAAACTCGTTTCCATCAAAGGGTTCATAAGAAAGACATAGTAGGTGCTGGGTATCGCAAAGCAGAGCAGGGGCTAGAGCCAAAGCGGCAACAAAAGCAGAGCAAAGCAAAGATACCTAACCTTGATATAGTAGTGAAGTGTTTGTCTTCACTTAGTAGGTTTCGAAGACGAAGCGGAATCCCTCGGATCCCTTGTAGGGAATAGGCATGAAGTAGTCAGCATCAATCTCGCAGTCTCGAACTCGTGTCTCGAAAATGCTGAGGTAGCCAACGTCTCCAAAGCGCTGATCGCCATCATCGCTGCCATACACAACACCACCACTTCCCCATCTGCGGAAGAGTTTGGCAAGTGTAAGATAAAGCTCGGCGTGAGCCAAAGCCATACCAAGACAGATGCGCGAACCGGAGcagaagatgtcgaggtacTTGTCAAGTCGCTCTCCATCCTCCACCCATCGCTCAGGGTGGAAGCCGCGGGCGTCGTAGAAGATGTTCTCGTCCATGACGGTCTTGTAAGGGCTCATGCCAACGATGGATCCTGGAGGGAGGTTCCACTCCTCATCGTTCTCGCGATCATGGTAGACGAGAGCCTCATCGGGGGCAACGCGTGCGAGGCGGCTGCTAGTTCCGATGCCAAGGCGCAGAGCTTCCTTGACAACTCCACGAAGGTAAGGGAGCTTCTCCAATTTTGAGAGAGGAATGGTCTCGTAAGCATCAGGGATAGCATCAAAGAGCCCGTCGCGTAGCTTGCGGAGGGTCTCGGGGCGGTTCAAAAGATGGAAAGTGGCAAGTGACATGGCCCACGACGTAGTTAGAGTGCCACCCTGGACAGTGATCTGGCTTTCCTGTGTCTGGCGAGAGGCGGTCTTGTCACGAACGGAGCGAGTCTTGGTGGAGAGCATGGTAGGGTGACctccatccatcatccacTTGCCGCTGCTTTGAGGAGGGTCGACGCTGTGAATCTGTTCAAGAATGtcgttcttcatcttcaagaaACCACCCCATCCCGGCATGCACCGGTTTGAGATGGACTCCGGTAGAGCATTGACGAGGGTGAGAACCCAGTCGAGCTGCTGCACACAAGGTCCCATGTGAGTACCGATGAGAAGGTCATTAGTGACTTCAGCACCGAAATCGGGCTTCTCGACAAGATGGTCGCTTCGAGCAAAAGCGTATTCATTGATGACATCTGAGGGCATTATTAGAGTTGTCATTGTGTGGGAGACTGACTGATGAGTCTTACCATTGGTAAAGGCCGAGTAGGGATACATGACATCAAGAGGCTGTCCATTGGATACCTCGGCGTAATTCAGGAACGCACCCAGAAGAGCTTCCACTCTCTCCTCGATAACCGGCTGCAATTCGCGCACAGTCTGAGTCGAGTAGAAAGGGTTCAGCGCACTTCGACGCAACTTGTGAAGGCTGTGGTCGATGGCAGCAAGAGAGCCTTCTGTCGCAGTCTTGGGTCCTGCGAGAGCAGTTGGGTGAGGAACACGGGTACGGGGGGCACCGGACTATTTGATTGTTAGTTGAAATCTCTGTATATCTTGAGTACACAGATACTTACCTGTTGGGTGTAGAATGTCCACTTGTCTCGACGTCGGCTGGGTCCAGTGTAGAGGTCCGAAAAGAATTCAGGGTCTCCTACATGGACCTCCCAGGGGTTAATGCGAACAATGGGGCCATATCGTTCATGCATATCGATGATCTTGTAGGTGTATTGTCCTCCTAGGACGAAGTCGTAGTAGAACTCATAGTATTGAGTCAATGCGGCCAGCTTGGGACCTGGGATATGGGCCAGAGGGCTGAGCCATAGTCTCCAAATCACAAGCTGGACGAGATAGATGAGCCAGATGCCCGCAAGCAAGCATCCGGTCTGCTGCCAGGTAAGGGCAGCAATGGTCTCTTGGACCGCCATGAAGGTGTTGGAAGCCATTCATGAGCGACTCGCCCTAACAGGACGGTATTGTCATTGAAGGAAGTAAGATTAAAGATGATTTATTGGAGTTGCCATGGGCTCTCCAGGCTGCAGAGCAGAAGCCTTTGAGGAGATAGATctcttgtcaagaagcatGCGAGGTGGTGCTGCATTTGTATTTCAAGCATAAGCATGGTCAAGCCTTCACCGCATGGACTTTTAGACCTCTCGATCGGTCGTAGTGGATGGGCTGGGAAGACGGGGAACCCTCTCCCGGGTGCGCGAGCGGGCCGCGTGGAGACTCCTTCAGGCGGTGAACAACAATTCGGGGACTGTCTTGCAGGGCACGGCCAGCTGTCACCGCAAGTGCTGTAAACATCGTTGGTTGACGAGAATTCGAACGATCGTGGTCACATAATCAAGCCAATAGGTGGTGCAGCCGGAAGCCGGGGAGCTTGCAACGCTTGTCTTGAAAGGGAAGAACCATTGGATCGCTAAGACGTTAGAAAGGGAGAATCAGGAACCATTTTAGCTCGTGGTTGGTGATTCAGGGGTTAAGCGGATGAACTGGTTACCATTTTTCTATAAAGAGTTTTCAAAGGGCAAGAGGTTGGTAGTTGTAAAGGCGGCGGACGGATTCTGTGAGAGGTTGGAAGTTGGTGGTTGGCGGTGACAAGGGCAAATTGGCCAACGAAAATGAGATGAAATCGTGCCTCTGATCGGTTGCATCCGAGCTAATTAGGTTCAGTGCACATTGACCAGAAAAGtgggagatgagatgatcaGAAACAGACAGAGAATGCCAATGAATGTTTGAAGTGCTGCAAAGAAGTACTCACGGGCCACACAGACGTTTGTCCAGCATATGTGCAAACGATATCACCTAGCTTCACAGCCGGAGTTTCTATATCATCACTCTGTACGATGTATACAATTATATCTACAATACTATACCAGATAAATtgtattataatagctttcTCCTTTTTAATGAAAGCGTTGACGCAGTGATTGTGCATCTAACCGCTTCATAAGTAGCTATGTGAATGCCTTCAAATATCGCCATGATACCCTTGAACAGCCACCCTAGAGCAGCCcctcatcaatctcactCATTGATCTGTTGCCATTGACAATTCGGAGACACTCTGGCCTAAAAGGGACGATAGTGCTGAAACGGTCGAGCTGTCGACTGTTTTGGATGATCCGGCAACTGTGATCCTTGCGTAGTTGTCTAGCTGGTACGAGAATGCCGGCTATGTCAGACCATACTGAAGCCATTCATGGTTGACACACCGTACAATGTCAAGCTGCTACGGAAACAATTATCGTCCACTTTTAAAGCTCCGAAAACCACCGTACCAGTAATCTAATGACAACAGTGGCTGCATAATATAGCTTCATCCTACGGCTACGAACATGGCCGGTGAGGATGGGAATAGTAAACCGGCCCGGTCTGCATGCTTCGCGTATCACACCACTAAGTATGTATGAAGCCTAGCGAGTGTCACGATACTAAACattaaaataaaaagcaGTTATGCTTGAGTAAGGAATGATATTGGACTACTGAGTCCGGATACTTTTGTAACTCGTGGTATAAGTCCAAGTTGAAGCTATACCATAGATCACAACAATATCCTACGATACATGCTTCATTATCCGTGCACTGAGCAGACACTAGATTATCTAGATAACGATCATATCATACAGATACTACCCTCCAAGTGTGTGGATGCTGCATCTGATCCCATGCATCAGCCAAAGACGCAGTAGCGGAGGCAGACACGGGATCGAGAGGTTACCTTTGATATAAATGGGGTTTTCAACTCAACATCCCGCGTCTGATACTCCACCCCCACACAGAAATCCGGGGTAAATGCCTCCAGTTTCTTATTAGTCCCAGATATGAAGCACCTAACTTACTGCGCATGTACACGGGCTGTCAAGCTtaataaagagataagaaCGGCGACCCCTCCATTGTAaatcttgtcttgtctcgtctgTGACGTCTCTGCACCTTCTAGACTGCGGCTGCTTCCGCATCTTCAGACCCCCGCGCTAAAAGTCACATCATATGGAtatcaacttcaaccttgTAGCCACAACCACAGAACGGACTTTTTACTTAGTTGGATAGTGACGACACGCAATAAGATCAACGGGACCTTGCATTTCTAGGCAGTTGCATGAGGCTTTTAGCTTTGATCACGGCGAACGATACGCCTTCAGAAGAAAACGGCTGCTCATTACCTCGTCTGGAACCAACGGGCCACGGATAAACGGGTTTCAGATCCTTCGATCGTCAACCCTCagctctcttctccctcgAAAACCCCTCGTATTTCTCATTCCATCGTCGATCAATTCTATTGCCATCGTCATTGTCGTTCCACTCTCCCTGATGGCTTGAAGCTTGCGCCAACTAACCAAATGGCACGGCCAGACTGCCAGAATCAATATGGAGGCCCTGCTGATCTTGCTGCTGCGAGTTGCTTCTCAAGCGAGAGGGCTAAGATGATTGCTTTGAAACGggctggagaagatgagatgtATGATGCCGAAATGCTTCATCTGGGATATCCCTGGGTAATATGCAGTtaccctcttcttccatcgtCGGCTACCATGGTTCCACAAGATCCCACACTCATCTCCACCAACCAACCCGGCGAATTGGTTCGAAGTCACGATAGCTCATAGCTAATACTGTAGGGCTGCACCATGCAACAACGTTTTCTACCGGTGGTTCAATAGTCCACAAAACGGTTGCACTATTGAAGCCAAACGAACCGTTGTCGACCGATACAACTGTGACGCCAAGCGATTATGCGATATTCCAAATCGTGTTTCAATAGGTGCTAGGTAAGGTATCAATATTAAGTTGGTCCTGCGACCAAAGACGCACTAATATGTACGTTCAAATCTATAGCCATCCAATGTTATGTTACcatttcctcctcttctgatATCCAATCCCATAGATCATAATCCCGAGACCTGAGTATTCCGTCTAGTACTTTTCCGAACCGTCCCAAAACAGAAGAAAGCATAACTCCACAGCACCGTCATCCCATGAGTTCCTTTTATTTCGATCGGCAgtcgatatcat
This genomic interval carries:
- a CDS encoding uncharacterized protein (expressed protein), with product MSKRVFEPLCVQIKSARLVQQEVEPPKMQKIPPAPGFAPGSLAIAYTVIGVQRVDYYSIRAFVCFNRSTTKSLVLLVGIGTVVTGYILLKKRGGYRQ
- a CDS encoding cytochrome P450 is translated as MASNTFMAVQETIAALTWQQTGCLLAGIWLIYLVQLVIWRLWLSPLAHIPGPKLAALTQYYEFYYDFVLGGQYTYKIIDMHERYGPIVRINPWEVHVGDPEFFSDLYTGPSRRRDKWTFYTQQSGAPRTRVPHPTALAGPKTATEGSLAAIDHSLHKLRRSALNPFYSTQTVRELQPVIEERVEALLGAFLNYAEVSNGQPLDVMYPYSAFTNDVINEYAFARSDHLVEKPDFGAEVTNDLLIGTHMGPCVQQLDWVLTLVNALPESISNRCMPGWGGFLKMKNDILEQIHSVDPPQSSGKWMMDGGHPTMLSTKTRSVRDKTASRQTQESQITVQGGTLTTSWAMSLATFHLLNRPETLRKLRDGLFDAIPDAYETIPLSKLEKLPYLRGVVKEALRLGIGTSSRLARVAPDEALVYHDRENDEEWNLPPGSIVGMSPYKTVMDENIFYDARGFHPERWVEDGERLDKYLDIFCSGSRICLGMALAHAELYLTLAKLFRRWGSGGVVYGSDDGDQRFGDVGYLSIFETRVRDCEIDADYFMPIPYKGSEGFRFVFETY
- a CDS encoding major facilitator superfamily domain-containing protein, whose translation is MSTFDPAARKRVLRVIAVSLLLDLISFTFILPLFPKLLEFYRDREVQEPIGHDGPQTLLQTVLLGLHRYKASFSRPIESRHDIVLLGGALGSLFSLLQAIASPLIGALSDRYGRRKALLASMCGNILSVLLWVAAVDFRTFIASRVVGGLSEGNVQLATAMASDISDESSRGATMALIGACFSIAFTFGPGLGAWLSTFSTFTANPFAAAAGFSLALIVVETVYLYFSLPETLPSLRGAQAKDGRKKKAIPKAIERTNSHFLLNAIHFVFLLFFSGMESSLSFMTYELFSFTSGKNGRLLGYVGLVASILQGGVTRRLPPLMSVRIGTLACLASFVLLGQVNTIGGLYIAATCLAVTSATVVTGLNALSSFEAHEDERGNKLGMLRSWGQLGRGLGPILFTSVYWWAGREVAYGMGATGIAVVAAAVFGGLKTPKGMNTQGKKVEGKVR